In Deltaproteobacteria bacterium, a single genomic region encodes these proteins:
- a CDS encoding IMP cyclohydrolase, whose amino-acid sequence MGKISRALVSVSDKRGVVEFAQGLVDLGVEILSTGGTAKSLREKGIPVIEVSDYTGFPEMLEGRVKSLHPKIHGGILGNRSKEEHLSQMMAQGIKPIDMVVVNLYPFESTVAKEGCTLEEAIENIDIGGPTLIRAAAKNSRDVTVVVDPDDYPKLAQELKEHGGSISLKTNFALAKKAFRHTHHYDGVIARYLDTVKVEG is encoded by the coding sequence ATGGGGAAGATAAGTCGTGCCTTGGTGAGTGTCTCGGACAAAAGGGGGGTGGTGGAGTTTGCTCAAGGGCTGGTTGATCTAGGGGTGGAGATCCTCTCCACTGGCGGCACAGCCAAAAGCCTCAGGGAAAAGGGGATCCCGGTGATAGAGGTATCTGATTATACAGGTTTCCCTGAAATGTTGGAGGGGAGGGTAAAAAGCCTTCACCCCAAGATCCATGGGGGGATCTTGGGGAATCGGAGCAAGGAGGAGCACCTCTCCCAGATGATGGCACAGGGGATCAAGCCTATAGATATGGTGGTGGTAAACCTTTATCCCTTTGAGTCCACTGTGGCCAAGGAGGGCTGTACCCTTGAAGAGGCCATTGAGAACATCGACATCGGCGGCCCCACCCTGATCAGGGCGGCAGCCAAGAACTCCCGAGATGTAACAGTGGTGGTCGATCCCGATGACTACCCCAAGTTGGCCCAAGAGCTGAAGGAGCATGGAGGGTCCATCTCCTTAAAGACCAACTTCGCGCTGGCGAAAAAGGCCTTCCGGCACACCCACCACTATGACGGGGTCATCGCCAGGTATCTGGACACGGTGAAGGTGGAAGGATGA
- the purD gene encoding phosphoribosylamine--glycine ligase has translation MKVLVIGGGGREHALVWKISQSPQVTEVYCAPGNGGISQIAHCLDIEATDLEGLARFCKDHKIELTVVGPELPLTMGIVDLFQREGLKIFGANKAAAQIEGSKAFAKDLMKQYGIPTAEYRVFKDRDEAAAYIRKKGPPIVVKADGLAAGKGVMVAETVQEALEALDRTMVKKVFGEAGKRVLIEERLVGEEASFIAFSDGERVLPMASSQDHKPIYNNDRGPNTGGMGAYSPAPMVTPEVHQRIMQEIMIPTIKALAAEGYPYQGVLYAGLMIQDGAPKVLEFNCRFGDPETQPILMRMKGDLIPILEACIGGDLAGLEILWDSQAAICVVMASQGYPGAYEKGNIIQGLEEAERIKGVCIFHAGTTFEDGKYLTAGGRVLGVTGLGKGIKEAIEITYGAVSKIRWEGVHYRRDIGRKALSWLEE, from the coding sequence ATGAAGGTCTTGGTGATTGGAGGTGGAGGACGGGAACACGCCTTGGTCTGGAAGATCTCTCAAAGCCCCCAGGTGACGGAGGTCTATTGCGCTCCGGGCAATGGGGGGATCTCCCAAATAGCCCACTGCCTCGACATAGAGGCCACCGACCTAGAGGGGTTGGCCCGCTTCTGCAAGGACCATAAGATAGAGCTAACAGTGGTGGGGCCAGAACTCCCCTTGACCATGGGGATTGTGGACCTCTTCCAAAGGGAGGGGCTCAAGATCTTCGGGGCAAACAAGGCTGCTGCTCAGATCGAGGGGAGCAAGGCCTTCGCCAAGGACTTGATGAAGCAATACGGTATCCCCACTGCTGAATACCGGGTCTTCAAGGACAGGGATGAGGCGGCGGCCTATATCAGAAAAAAGGGGCCGCCCATTGTTGTAAAGGCCGATGGCCTGGCCGCTGGGAAAGGAGTTATGGTTGCAGAGACGGTCCAAGAGGCCTTGGAGGCCTTGGATCGCACTATGGTTAAGAAGGTATTCGGCGAGGCAGGCAAGAGGGTGTTGATAGAGGAGAGATTAGTGGGGGAGGAGGCCTCTTTTATCGCCTTCAGCGATGGTGAAAGGGTTCTGCCCATGGCCTCCTCCCAAGATCACAAGCCCATCTATAACAATGATAGAGGACCCAATACAGGGGGGATGGGGGCCTATTCACCTGCCCCTATGGTTACCCCGGAGGTCCACCAACGGATCATGCAGGAGATCATGATCCCGACCATCAAGGCCTTGGCTGCAGAAGGTTACCCCTATCAGGGGGTCCTCTATGCCGGCCTGATGATACAAGATGGGGCACCCAAGGTCTTGGAGTTCAACTGTCGCTTTGGGGACCCTGAGACCCAGCCCATCCTTATGAGGATGAAGGGAGATCTGATCCCTATCTTGGAGGCCTGTATCGGGGGAGACCTCGCCGGCCTGGAGATCTTATGGGATTCACAGGCCGCCATCTGTGTGGTGATGGCCTCCCAAGGTTATCCCGGCGCCTATGAAAAAGGAAACATAATCCAAGGACTGGAGGAGGCCGAGAGGATCAAGGGAGTGTGCATCTTTCACGCTGGCACCACCTTTGAGGACGGGAAATATCTGACCGCCGGAGGAAGGGTGCTGGGGGTGACGGGCCTGGGGAAGGGGATAAAAGAGGCCATAGAGATCACCTATGGGGCCGTCTCCAAGATACGTTGGGAAGGGGTCCATTACCGGAGGGATATAGGGAGAAAGGCCCTCTCCTGGCTGGAGGAATAG
- the purE gene encoding 5-(carboxyamino)imidazole ribonucleotide mutase: MKNPLVGIVMGSSSDLSIMEEAAGILRRFEVPYEMTVASAHRSPERTREYALSAQRRGLQIIIAGAGGAAHLAGFIAAETVIPVIGVPIDSTPLKGVDALLATVQMPAGVPVATMAVGSSGARNAGILAVQILSLHRPELREKLLEYKEEMALQVQEMERELNTE, translated from the coding sequence ATGAAAAATCCATTGGTAGGCATCGTTATGGGGAGTTCCTCTGATCTCTCCATAATGGAGGAGGCCGCAGGGATCTTAAGGCGTTTCGAGGTCCCCTATGAGATGACCGTAGCCTCAGCCCACCGCTCACCTGAAAGGACGAGGGAGTACGCCCTATCTGCCCAACGGCGTGGCCTACAGATCATCATCGCCGGCGCAGGTGGGGCCGCCCATCTGGCCGGGTTTATCGCTGCCGAGACCGTGATACCGGTCATCGGCGTTCCTATCGACTCTACACCTCTGAAAGGGGTGGATGCCCTCCTGGCCACTGTCCAGATGCCTGCCGGTGTACCAGTGGCCACCATGGCCGTGGGAAGCTCTGGGGCCAGAAACGCAGGGATCTTGGCGGTGCAGATCTTATCCCTCCACCGGCCGGAGCTGAGAGAGAAGCTCCTGGAATACAAGGAGGAGATGGCCCTCCAGGTGCAGGAGATGGAGAGAGAACTGAATACGGAATGA
- a CDS encoding threonylcarbamoyl-AMP synthase has protein sequence MAKVLMIDHLRPSSKLIEEVAEVIKKGGVVTYPTETLYGLGANPFYPEAIKRLYEIKGRDEAKPVPFLIKDLQMLAALVEEVPPLGKTLIKKYWPGPLTLIFRVKEGLPFPVQWEEGKIGLRISSHPIARMILETLETPLTSTSANLAGTEDLTDIQTLYQFFGDKVDLIIDGGKVPGIGSTVVDLTLTPPKIVREGMLKGPLLEEE, from the coding sequence ATGGCCAAGGTCCTGATGATAGATCATCTAAGACCGTCTTCCAAACTCATTGAAGAGGTAGCGGAGGTAATAAAGAAGGGAGGGGTGGTGACCTATCCCACCGAGACCCTCTACGGTCTTGGGGCCAACCCATTTTACCCCGAGGCAATAAAGAGGTTATATGAAATAAAGGGAAGGGATGAGGCCAAACCCGTTCCCTTCTTGATCAAGGATCTGCAGATGCTAGCGGCCCTGGTCGAAGAAGTCCCACCCCTGGGAAAAACCTTGATAAAGAAATATTGGCCTGGTCCCCTAACCCTCATCTTCCGGGTCAAAGAGGGGCTTCCCTTCCCTGTCCAGTGGGAGGAAGGGAAGATAGGTCTGAGGATCTCCTCCCACCCTATCGCCAGGATGATCTTGGAGACCTTGGAAACCCCTCTCACCTCCACCAGTGCCAACCTTGCAGGGACTGAAGATCTCACCGATATCCAAACGCTCTATCAATTCTTCGGAGATAAAGTAGACCTGATAATCGATGGGGGGAAAGTACCGGGGATAGGTTCAACAGTAGTCGATCTGACACTGACTCCCCCGAAGATAGTCCGGGAGGGCATGCTCAAAGGACCCTTGTTAGAGGAGGAATAG
- a CDS encoding 3-isopropylmalate dehydrogenase encodes MERSYKIAVIPGDGTGPEVVGEGVKVLKAVSGVEGFKVELIYYDFGAERYLKTGEMLPDSALEELCQMDAIYLGAIGYPAVKPGILEKGILLRIRFELDLYINLRPVKLYPGVQTPVRDKGPEDIDFVIIRENTEGLYAGAGGFLKRGTPDEVAIQESINTRKGVERCLRYAFEFCRQRAKGKRLTLCGKTNVLTYAFDLWERVFQGLSREYPDVKTDYAHVDAICMWMVKNPDWFDVIVTDNMFGDIITDLGAMIQGGMGIAAGANINPQGVSMFEPIGGSAPKYAGKNIINPLAAICACQMMVDHLGEAGAARRIEEAVIQVLKGHLKGLSAGEMGYSTAEVGDLVAEYAAKI; translated from the coding sequence ATGGAGAGATCATATAAGATCGCCGTGATCCCAGGTGATGGAACGGGACCAGAGGTAGTGGGGGAGGGGGTAAAGGTCCTCAAGGCTGTCTCTGGGGTGGAAGGGTTCAAGGTGGAACTCATCTATTACGATTTCGGGGCAGAGCGCTACCTCAAAACAGGGGAGATGCTGCCGGATTCTGCCCTGGAGGAACTGTGTCAAATGGACGCCATCTACCTCGGTGCCATTGGCTACCCCGCGGTCAAGCCGGGTATCCTGGAAAAGGGGATCCTTTTGCGGATTAGGTTTGAGCTCGATCTATATATAAATCTGAGGCCGGTCAAGCTCTACCCTGGGGTTCAGACCCCTGTTAGGGACAAGGGACCGGAGGATATAGACTTTGTGATCATTAGGGAGAACACCGAGGGGCTTTACGCCGGTGCAGGGGGATTTTTGAAGAGAGGGACCCCTGACGAGGTGGCCATTCAGGAATCCATCAACACCCGCAAAGGGGTGGAACGCTGCCTCAGATACGCCTTTGAGTTTTGCCGCCAGCGCGCAAAGGGCAAAAGGCTCACCCTCTGCGGCAAGACAAACGTCCTTACCTATGCCTTCGACCTGTGGGAGAGGGTCTTTCAAGGGTTGTCCCGAGAATATCCTGATGTAAAGACCGACTATGCCCATGTAGACGCCATCTGTATGTGGATGGTAAAAAACCCCGATTGGTTCGACGTCATCGTCACCGACAATATGTTCGGAGACATCATCACCGACCTGGGGGCCATGATCCAGGGGGGAATGGGCATCGCGGCAGGAGCAAACATCAACCCTCAGGGAGTCTCCATGTTCGAACCCATCGGGGGATCCGCCCCTAAGTATGCGGGGAAAAACATCATCAATCCCCTTGCAGCTATATGCGCCTGCCAGATGATGGTTGATCACTTGGGCGAGGCAGGGGCTGCCAGACGGATAGAGGAGGCGGTAATCCAGGTATTAAAGGGACACCTAAAAGGCCTCTCGGCCGGTGAAATGGGATATAGTACCGCCGAGGTGGGGGACCTGGTAGCTGAGTATGCCGCGAAGATTTAA
- a CDS encoding MBL fold metallo-hydrolase, which yields MELIILGSGTGVPSLKRGSPAALIKAGGKSLLLDSGSGAMNKMLKAGVTYKDLDIILYSHIHPDHVADLVPLIFACKYKEDPREKDLFIIGGRGFQDYFEGLRWVYGGWVEPETFRIHIKEVLADDMDLGDIRITTLPLEHTPESVGYRIESPQGMTLTYSGDTDYCRNIVELARGADLLLLEASFPEGMKVKGHLTPSLAGRIAHEAGCKRLILTHFYPLCDQSDIKGDCQRIYQGEVILAYDMMRIEV from the coding sequence ATGGAATTAATTATCCTGGGCTCAGGAACAGGGGTGCCCTCCCTTAAAAGGGGCTCGCCAGCCGCCCTGATAAAGGCGGGCGGTAAATCCTTACTTCTGGACAGTGGTTCAGGGGCCATGAACAAGATGTTAAAGGCAGGGGTGACCTATAAGGATTTGGATATCATCCTCTACAGCCACATCCATCCAGATCATGTAGCTGATTTGGTTCCCTTGATCTTCGCCTGCAAGTACAAGGAGGACCCCAGAGAGAAAGACCTCTTCATTATCGGTGGTAGAGGATTCCAGGACTACTTCGAGGGATTGAGATGGGTCTATGGAGGCTGGGTAGAACCCGAGACCTTCCGCATCCATATTAAAGAGGTCCTCGCCGATGATATGGACCTTGGGGACATTCGGATCACCACACTTCCCTTGGAGCATACGCCTGAAAGTGTTGGGTATCGGATAGAATCTCCCCAGGGGATGACCTTGACCTATTCAGGTGACACCGATTACTGTCGCAACATCGTGGAGCTGGCCAGGGGGGCGGATCTCCTCCTTTTAGAGGCCTCCTTCCCGGAGGGGATGAAGGTAAAAGGACATCTCACCCCTTCGCTGGCGGGCCGCATTGCCCATGAGGCAGGTTGTAAGAGGCTGATCCTCACCCACTTTTATCCTCTCTGTGACCAGTCCGATATAAAAGGGGACTGTCAGAGGATATATCAAGGGGAGGTTATCCTGGCCTATGATATGATGAGGATAGAGGTCTAA
- a CDS encoding MFS transporter, with protein MKRIEIVSWGLYDFANTIFSANVVSIYFPLWVTQELGGEDIHYSLAISASMLTVALTMPLLGIMSDKWGKRKPLLFLFTLACTSATGGLGSLATLPLALVCFALANYAYQGGLVFYNALLPAVTGEGTVGRVSGLGVGLGYLGAILGVVMVTPFVSGRLWGWEVPFLAEGGNVASFLPTALLFFFFSLPIFLWVKEDGGRRLWKEKGIWKALIKVKDHPQILRFLLARFFYLDGINTVVIFMSIYLVKIVGFSGKGEVQDFFIVSTVFAILGGIAWGMVTDRWGHKRTLSLVLLIFLLTTTMGALAATKYTFWVIGPVIGFALAGVWTCDRPLLISLSPPGMYGEFFGLYSLSGKLAAIIGPIQWGVLVKLCEPLGSWKYRIAILSLTLFFGLGLLILRRLPQR; from the coding sequence GTGAAACGCATAGAGATCGTCTCATGGGGCCTCTATGATTTTGCCAACACCATCTTTTCAGCCAATGTTGTCTCCATCTATTTCCCCCTCTGGGTGACCCAGGAGTTGGGAGGCGAAGATATCCATTACAGCCTGGCCATCTCCGCCTCCATGCTGACGGTGGCCTTGACCATGCCCCTTTTGGGGATCATGTCCGACAAGTGGGGCAAGAGGAAGCCCCTTCTGTTTCTGTTCACCTTGGCCTGTACATCCGCCACAGGGGGGCTGGGTTCTTTGGCTACCCTTCCCTTAGCCCTTGTCTGCTTTGCCTTGGCAAACTATGCATATCAAGGGGGGCTGGTCTTTTACAACGCCCTTTTGCCTGCGGTAACCGGAGAGGGGACAGTGGGGAGAGTATCGGGGCTGGGGGTAGGACTCGGTTATCTGGGGGCCATCTTAGGGGTGGTCATGGTCACCCCCTTTGTCTCCGGGAGACTTTGGGGCTGGGAGGTCCCCTTTCTCGCAGAGGGTGGAAATGTGGCTTCCTTTCTCCCCACGGCCCTCCTCTTTTTCTTCTTTTCCCTCCCCATCTTCCTTTGGGTAAAGGAGGACGGGGGAAGAAGGTTGTGGAAGGAGAAAGGGATCTGGAAGGCATTGATCAAGGTCAAGGACCATCCCCAGATCCTCAGGTTTCTCCTCGCCAGGTTTTTTTACCTGGATGGAATCAACACCGTCGTCATCTTTATGTCCATATACCTGGTGAAAATAGTGGGGTTCAGTGGGAAAGGTGAGGTGCAAGATTTCTTTATCGTCTCCACCGTCTTCGCCATTTTGGGAGGCATTGCTTGGGGCATGGTGACAGACCGCTGGGGCCATAAGAGGACCCTTTCCCTGGTCCTTTTGATCTTCCTCTTGACCACCACTATGGGTGCCTTGGCGGCGACAAAGTATACCTTTTGGGTCATCGGGCCCGTAATAGGTTTTGCCCTCGCCGGCGTGTGGACGTGCGACCGCCCTCTCCTCATCAGCCTCTCTCCCCCCGGGATGTATGGTGAATTCTTCGGCCTATACTCCCTCTCCGGGAAGCTCGCCGCCATCATCGGCCCCATCCAATGGGGGGTATTAGTGAAACTTTGTGAGCCCCTAGGTAGTTGGAAGTACCGTATCGCCATCCTCTCCTTGACCCTCTTTTTTGGCTTGGGCCTCCTGATCCTGAGAAGGCTCCCCCAGCGATAG
- the tatB gene encoding twin-arginine translocase subunit TatB, producing MFGIGMTELLIILGLALILIGPKKLPDLARSLGKTMGELRKATDDLKETISEEIEPIKKEIPDKEELEEALKERFLAEEEEDKDDEAKKGPQT from the coding sequence ATGTTTGGTATAGGTATGACAGAGCTATTGATCATCTTGGGCCTTGCCCTGATATTGATCGGCCCGAAAAAACTCCCCGACCTAGCCAGATCCTTGGGCAAGACCATGGGGGAACTCCGCAAGGCCACTGATGATTTAAAGGAGACCATCTCGGAGGAGATCGAACCGATCAAGAAAGAGATCCCAGATAAAGAAGAGTTGGAGGAGGCCCTTAAAGAAAGGTTCTTAGCCGAGGAGGAAGAAGATAAAGATGACGAAGCCAAGAAAGGTCCTCAGACTTAG